A section of the Deltaproteobacteria bacterium genome encodes:
- a CDS encoding transposase yields the protein YTSVEELQENLDRWLHHYNYERPHRGYRNMGRRPIETIEAALAAKELTKQEQVV from the coding sequence TCTACACCTCCGTGGAGGAACTACAGGAGAATCTGGACAGATGGCTCCATCACTACAATTACGAAAGGCCTCACCGGGGCTATCGCAACATGGGCAGACGACCCATTGAAACGATTGAAGCGGCTCTCGCTGCCAAAGAGCTAACAAAACAAGAACAGGTGGTGTAA
- a CDS encoding ATP-binding protein, which produces MQLTGLLEKMKMDHLSCQLDAVCEQAAKRDLGYREFLTEVLQTEWNGRHQRGMESRLRATRFPWVKTLEQFDFTFQPSIDRKVVRELATLGFVDRAENIIILGPPGVGKTHLAIALGMKALEAGHKVLFMTLESMITRLTKARMENRVERQLQQFFYPKVLIIDEMGYLPMSRDEAGLFFRLLTRRYEKASTIITSNKSFVDWGEIFNDQVLATAILDRLLHHCTTFNIKGESYRLKEKRKAGILGTVPKALDMKDETDDDEM; this is translated from the coding sequence ATGCAACTGACCGGGCTCCTTGAAAAAATGAAAATGGATCATCTGTCCTGCCAGTTAGACGCTGTCTGCGAACAAGCGGCGAAGCGGGATCTTGGGTATCGGGAGTTTCTCACCGAGGTCCTGCAGACGGAATGGAACGGCAGGCATCAGAGGGGGATGGAATCCCGCCTGAGGGCCACCCGTTTTCCCTGGGTGAAAACTCTGGAGCAGTTCGATTTCACCTTCCAGCCCAGCATCGACAGGAAGGTTGTCCGTGAACTTGCCACCCTCGGGTTTGTGGATCGCGCTGAAAATATCATCATCCTGGGCCCTCCCGGTGTGGGGAAGACCCACTTGGCGATCGCCTTGGGAATGAAGGCCCTTGAGGCAGGTCACAAGGTGTTGTTCATGACCCTGGAGTCCATGATCACCCGCCTTACCAAAGCACGGATGGAAAACCGCGTTGAACGGCAGCTGCAGCAGTTTTTTTATCCCAAGGTGCTGATTATTGATGAGATGGGATATCTTCCCATGAGCAGAGACGAAGCAGGACTCTTCTTCCGACTCCTCACGAGACGCTATGAGAAGGCCTCGACGATTATCACGTCGAACAAGTCCTTCGTAGACTGGGGAGAAATCTTCAACGACCAGGTGCTGGCCACAGCGATTCTTGATCGACTTCTTCATCATTGCACAACGTTTAACATCAAAGGTGAAAGTTATCGACTCAAAGAAAAACGCAAAGCAGGCATCTTGGGAACGGTACCAAAGGCTCTGGACATGAAAGATGAAACCGATGATGATGAAATGTAA
- a CDS encoding nucleoside phosphorylase: protein MKFPILEYDSTRIAFIEPSKVIMPLDMPEHCVVCFFREVIDKVVIEHNAKVLVIDYWEDGPHPVYEIEYRDQRLAFFHPGVGAPLAAGLLEKVIAYGCRKFMVCGGCGILDKHMAVGSLLVVSSAIRDEGVSYHYLPPSREVFAHEAGVKALANTLRNMNIPHHIGKTWTTDAPFRETPDRIAMRKKEGCLAVEMESAGMIAVAQFRGASLGQVLYGGDDLSCAEWDERSWQSRTAIREKLFWLCADAVLTL, encoded by the coding sequence ATGAAATTTCCAATTCTTGAGTACGACTCAACCCGTATTGCTTTTATCGAACCTTCAAAGGTTATCATGCCTCTGGATATGCCTGAGCATTGTGTAGTCTGTTTTTTCAGGGAAGTGATTGATAAAGTGGTAATCGAACACAATGCAAAGGTATTGGTAATAGACTATTGGGAGGATGGACCTCATCCCGTTTATGAAATTGAATACCGTGATCAGAGATTGGCATTCTTCCATCCAGGGGTTGGTGCGCCACTGGCCGCAGGCCTGCTCGAAAAAGTCATCGCTTATGGCTGTCGGAAATTTATGGTTTGTGGAGGTTGTGGTATTCTGGATAAACATATGGCGGTTGGCAGCTTACTGGTTGTATCCAGCGCAATCCGTGACGAAGGCGTTTCCTATCATTACCTGCCACCAAGCCGGGAAGTATTTGCGCACGAAGCGGGGGTGAAGGCCCTTGCAAACACCTTGCGAAATATGAACATTCCGCACCATATCGGTAAAACGTGGACGACCGATGCGCCTTTCAGGGAGACACCGGATAGGATAGCCATGAGGAAAAAAGAAGGCTGTCTTGCCGTAGAAATGGAAAGCGCGGGCATGATAGCAGTTGCGCAATTTCGTGGTGCAAGCTTAGGGCAGGTATTATATGGTGGGGACGATTTGAGCTGCGCGGAATGGGATGAGCGTTCATGGCAATCGAGAACCGCCATACGCGAGAAGCTTTTCTGGCTGTGCGCGGATGCAGTTTTGACTCTTTGA